Proteins encoded together in one Desulfobaccales bacterium window:
- a CDS encoding ABC transporter ATP-binding protein has product MIKLEQVSKVYYRGPEAIQALHNLNLQINSGEFVAITGKSGCGKSTLLHIIGGLEPPSSGRVFLEGRDLATLQEPELTRFRRDRIGVVFQSFNLLPLLTLEENVALPRVLQGSAYHQAQQEAARWLGEVGLSARRDHKPHQVSGGEMQRAAIARALINQPAVILADEPTGNLDSVTAAQILELFSYLHSQWRKTIIVVSHAPEAGQAADRVVRLQDGRLLP; this is encoded by the coding sequence GTGATCAAATTAGAGCAGGTGAGCAAGGTTTATTACCGGGGGCCCGAAGCGATTCAGGCCCTCCATAACCTTAACCTGCAGATCAACTCAGGGGAATTCGTTGCCATAACCGGCAAGAGCGGCTGCGGCAAGAGCACCCTTTTGCACATCATTGGCGGCCTGGAACCTCCCAGCAGTGGCCGGGTATTTCTGGAGGGCCGCGACCTGGCGACCCTCCAGGAGCCCGAACTGACCCGGTTTAGGCGCGACCGCATAGGGGTGGTTTTTCAGTCCTTTAACCTGCTGCCTCTCCTGACCCTGGAAGAGAATGTCGCCCTCCCCCGGGTCCTCCAAGGGAGCGCTTATCACCAGGCCCAGCAGGAAGCGGCCCGGTGGTTGGGGGAGGTGGGGTTAAGCGCCCGCCGTGACCACAAGCCGCACCAGGTATCGGGCGGCGAGATGCAGAGGGCCGCCATTGCCCGGGCCCTGATCAACCAACCCGCGGTCATTCTGGCCGATGAGCCTACCGGGAACCTGGATTCAGTTACCGCCGCCCAGATCCTTGAACTTTTCTCGTACCTGCATAGCCAATGGCGCAAGACCATCATCGTGGTGAGCCATGCCCCGGAGGCTGGGCAGGCAGCGGACAGGGTGGTGCGGTTGCAGGATGGTCGCTTACTGCCATGA